In the Hippoglossus stenolepis isolate QCI-W04-F060 chromosome 14, HSTE1.2, whole genome shotgun sequence genome, one interval contains:
- the LOC118120660 gene encoding cartilage oligomeric matrix protein, translating to MWVLLGTKGRKLCWNQVCTRSTDTELKDGARARRDVKMARGKTILWLLVLTCVLSMGGHVTEGQRDGEIISQIKLTNIALAEIKELLKQQIKEIVFMKNTVMECEACGMGGMKPRPSCVPNPCHPGVTCMETPQGPKCGPCPDGMEGNGTHCSDVDECTVMPCHMGVRCINTSPGFRCGSCPAGYTGPQVQGVGFAYATANKQVCKDINECEGPNNRGCVENSVCMNTPGSFRCGPCKTGYIGDQRRGCKPERACGNGQPNPCHASAECIVHREGKIECQCGVGWAGNGYLCGSDIDIDGIPDEKLECPEKNCNKDNCLTVPNSGQDDADSDGMGDACDEDADGDGILNMQDNCVLVPNVDQRNIDEDDFGDACDNCRAVKNNDQKDTDVDKFGDECDEDIDGDGILNYQDNCKRVPNADQKDRDGDKVGDACDSCPYVPNPDQMDADNDLIGDPCDTNKDSDGDGHQDSRDNCPAVINSSQLDTDKDGKGDECDDDDDNDGIPDLLPPGPDNCRLIPNPLQEDSDGNGVGNVCERDFDNDTIVDSIDVCPENAEVTLTDFREYQTVVLDPEGDAQIDPNWVVLNQGREIVQTMNSDPGLAVGYTAFSGVDFEGTFHVNTVTDDDYAGFIFGYQDSSSFYVVMWKQVEQIYWQANPFRAVAEPGIQLKAVKSNTGPGENLRNALWHTGDTSDQVKLLWKDARNVGWKDKTSYRWFLQHRPADGYIRVRFYEGPQMVADTGVIIDTTMRGGRLGVFCFSQENIIWANLRYRCNDTLPEDFDTYRAQQVHLVG from the exons ATGTGGGTGTTGCTG GGGACAAAAGGACGAAAACTATGCTGGAACCAGGTTTGCACGAGGAGCACTGACACTGAGCTCAAGGACGGAGCGAGAGCGAGACGAGACGTGAAGATGGCCAGAGGTAAAACCATCCTGTGGCTCCTGGTCCTGACCTGTGTGCTCTCCATGGGAGGACAcgtcacagagggacagagag ATGGAGAAATCATCAGTCAGATTAAATTGACGAACATTGCGCTGGCTGAGATTAAAGAGCTTCTGAAACAACAG attaaaGAGATCGTTTTCATGAAGAACACAGTGATGGAGTGTGAAGCCTGTG GGATGGGAGGAATGAAGCCCCGTCCCTCCTGTGTCCCCAACCCCTGCCACCCGGGGGTGACGTGCATGGAGACGCCTCAGGGTCCAAAGTGTGGACCCTGTCCTGACGGTATGGAGGGTAACGGTACCCACTGCTCGGACGTGGACGAG TGTACAGTGATGCCGTGCCACATGGGTGTGCGTTGCATCAACACCTCCCCGGGCTTCCGCTGTGGCTCCTGTCCTGCTGGATACACTGGGCCCCAGGTGCAGGGCGTCGGCTTCGCATACGCCACCGCCAACAAGCAG GTGTGCAAGGACATCAACGAGTGTGAGGGCCCCAACAACAGAGGCTGTGTAGAAAACTCAGTCTGCATGAACACACCT GGCTCGTTCAGGTGCGGCCCCTGTAAGACGGGCTACATTGGCGATCAGCGACGTGGCTGCAAGCCTGAAAGAGCCTGTGGGAACGGCCAGCCCAACCCCTGCCACGCCAGCGCCGAGTGCATCGTTCATCGAGAGGGAAAGATCGAGTGTCAG TGCGGAGTTGGATGGGCTGGTAACGGCTACCTCTGTGGCtctgacattgacattgatGGTATCCCCGATGAGAAACTGGAGTGTCCTGAGAAGAACTGTAACAAG GATAATTGTCTCACTGTTCCCAACTCTGGTCAAGATGATGCAGACAGTGACGGAATGGGAGACGCCTGCGACGAGGACGCAGATGGAGACGGGATCCTCAACATGCAG GATAACTGTGTGTTGGTGCCCAACGTGGATCAGAGGAACATCGATGAGGACGACTTCGGCGACGCCTGTGACAACTGCCGTGCTGTGAAAAACAACGACCAAAAAGACACAGATGTGGACAAATTTGGTGACGAGTGCGATGAAGATATTGATGGCGATG gaATCCTCAATTACCAGGATAACTGCAAACGGGTTCCCAACGCCGACCAGAAAGATCgagatggagacaaagtggGAGACGCCTGCGACAGTTGTCCTTATGTTCCCAACCCCGACCAG ATGGACGCGGATAACGACTTGATCGGAGACCCCTGCGACACCAACAAGGACAG TGACGGTGACGGCCACCAGGACTCTCGGGACAACTGCCCAGCTGTCATCAACAGCTCTCAGCTCGACACAGACAAAGACGGAAAGGGAGACGAGTGTGACGACGATGACGACAACGACGGCATCCCTGACCTGCTGCCACCCGGTCCTGATAACTGCCGCCTGATCCCGAACCCTCTGCAGGAGGACTCTGATG GCAATGGTGTGGGTAACGTATGTGAAAGGGATTTCGACAACGACACCATTGTCGACTCCATTGATGTTTGTCCAGAAAATGCTGAGGTCACCCTCACAGACTTCAGAGAGTACCAGACCGTCGTTTTAGATCCAGAGGGAGATGCACAGATCGACCCCAACTGGGTGGTGCTGAACCAG GGACGAGAGATCGTCCAGACGATGAACAGTGATCCTGGGTTGGCTGTTG GTTACACTGCTTTCAGCGGTGTGGACTTTGAAGGGACATTTCATGTAAATACGGTCACAGACGACGACTACGCAGGATTTATCTTCGGCTACCAGGACAGCTCCAGTTTCTACGTGGTGATGTGGAAGCAAGTGGAGCAGATCTATTGGCAGGCGAACCCGTTCAGAGCTGTGGCCGAACCCGGCATCCAACTGAAG gcagtGAAGTCAAACACGGGTCCAGGAGAGAACCTGAGGAACGCCCTGTGGCACACCGGTGACACCAGCGACCAGGTCAAACTCCTGTGGAAAGATGCTCGTAATGTCGGCTGGAAGGACAAGACTTCGTACCGCTGGTTCCTCCAGCACCGGCCCGCTGACGGCTACATCAG AGTTCGTTTCTACGAGGGTCCTCAGATGGTGGCAGACACGGGCGTCATCATCGACACCACGATGAGAGGAGGCCGACTCGGAGTCTTCTGTTTCTCGCAGGAGAACATCATCTGGGCCAACCTGCGTTATCGCTGCAACG ATACTCTTCCCGAGGACTTTGACACCTACAGAGCTCAGCAGGTCCATCTGGTGGGCTGA
- the tmem38a gene encoding trimeric intracellular cation channel type A, which produces MEVLSVLNLDDLAQAFSKMGMFPVFDVAYYIVSILYLKYEPGSVEVSRRSPVASWLCAMLYCFGSYILADIMLGSSPVDYFQYNSHILLASSVWYLVFYCPLNLFYKCVAFLPVKLVLVALKEVVRTRKIAAGVHHAHHAYHHGFFIMVIVGYVKGSGVALISNFEQLLRGVWRPETNEILSMSFPTKASLYGAILFTMQEAQWLPVSKSILILAFTVFMATSKVVMTARHSHGSPFALIESWVCHLLFGSPLGGSEEDHHHAPAAAASPIKTKEELSEGARKRKAKKAE; this is translated from the exons ATGGAGGTGCTGTCAGTTCTCAATTTGGACGACTTAGCCCAAGCGTTCTCCAAAATGggaatgtttcctgtttttgatGTCGCTTATTACATCGTGTCCATCCTGTACCTCAAGTATGAGCCAG gCTCGGTGGAGGTTTCCCGCAGGAGTCCCGTGGCCTCCTGGCTCTGCGCCATGCTCTACTGCTTTGGTAGTTACATCCTGGCCGACATCATGCTCGGGAGCAGCCCCGTCGACTATTTCCAATACAACAGCCACATCCTGCTGGCCTCATCTGTCTG GTACCTGGTCTTCTACTGCCCACTGAACCTCTTCTATAAATGTGTGGCCTTCCTGCCCGTGAAGCTGGTGTTGGTCGCCCTGAAGGAAGTCGTCCGCACCCGTAAGATCGCCGCCGGCGTTCACCACGCCCACCACGCCTACCACCACGGCTTCTTCATCATGGTCATTGTCGGATACGTCAAAG GGTCGGGAGTCGCTCTCATTTCCAATTTCGAGCAGCTGCTGCGTGGAGTGTGGAGGCCCGAGACCAACGAGATCCTCAGCATGTCATT CCCGACCAAAGCCAGTCTGTACGGAGCGATCCTCTTCACCATGCAGGAGGCTCAATGGCTGCCCGTGTCCAAGAGCATCCTCATCCTCGCCTTCACCGTCTTCATGGCCACGAGCAAG gtggtGATGACCGCCCGACACTCCCACGGCTCCCCCTTCGCCCTCATCGAGTCCTGGGTCTGCCACCTGCTGTTCGGCTCCCCTCTGGGCGGCTCTGAGGAGGACCACCACCACgcccccgccgccgccgcctcacCTATCAAAACCAAGGAGGAGCTGAGCGAGGGCGCTCGCAAGAGGAAGGCCAAGAAAGCCGAGTAG
- the smim7 gene encoding small integral membrane protein 7 → MIANLLIFGTLLVNAGAVLNFKLKRKEAQGFGDDSRAPTTGDNIREFLLSLRYFRIFIALWNIFIMFCMIVLFGS, encoded by the exons ATGATCGCGAATCTGTTGATATTCGG GACCTTACTGGTGAATGCAGGGGCCGTGCTGAACTTCAAACT CAAAAGGAAGGAGGCCCAGGGATTTGGAGATGACTCCAGAGCGCCAACAACAG GCGACAACATCAGAGAGTTCCTGCTCAGCCTGCGATACTTTCGGATCTTCATCGCTCTCTGGAACATCTTCATCATGTTCTGCATGATAGT ATTATTTGGATCATGA